The Eschrichtius robustus isolate mEscRob2 chromosome 16, mEscRob2.pri, whole genome shotgun sequence DNA segment ACTTGGGGATTGGTTTTCCTCcctgttgtttctgtgtagagcGAGGTCAGACCCAGCACTCTTTTGATGATGTTATCACATCAACAAACTTTATCacgtaacttaaaaaaaaaatccttgctttAAAACCATGCTACTTCTGTTTTACTGTCACTCTGCTAAATCCCCAAATCACAGTCTTTGAGAACTGGAGGAAATTGTGGAGATAATCTGGCCTGATTTTTCCCAAATTATGTTCCATAAAACATATATTCCTAAATGTTCATAGGTGGTCCTTGAAAAAAGGAATTCAATGACCAAGTAGGTTTGAAAAGGCTGCATACATTCTTTCCCTTTTGGAGAATCCAAATGCACTTTAATAAAGTTTGAGATGCCTCTTAGACTTGAAATGGATGTACCAAGTAGGCAGTTGGTAGATAGGTTTGGATTTCAGGGCCAAGGTTGGAGTTGGATATATAGATTTGGAAGGTAACACGTTTCAAACCATGggagcagggaattccctggtggcccaactctgcgcttccactgcagggagcatgggtttaatccctggttggggaactaagatcctgcaagccacatggcatggccaaaaaaacaaaaatgaaaacaaaacaaaaaacaaaaaacaagcaaacaaaaaaaacatgggAGCAGATGAGATGATGAGGGAGAGTTTAGAAGGAATTAGTGTgtgagggctgcaagtgctgcaGCTCTCTTGTGACCATGAGGGAAAGACCTGGGAATGGAGCCAAGACCCAGAAGATGGCATTGCTGAGGCAAGTGACCGAGAGAAACTTGGTCAAAAGTTGAGCTACTAAAGCTGATTTTACCGTTGGACTTTTCAGCAATAATACCAGTAAGTTCTTTTTGAACTTCAGTGTTTATGTCATTTCTTATGGAAAGAGTCCTGACTAGTATGACATCTCCCAAATCCTTTTGCACACTTATCTCTATCTGTCTGTgtttccccacctccttccctgtcATGGAGGAGAAGCAGCTGACCCTAAGATGCCAGAATTCACCAGTCACCCCTATCCTGAGGAGCAAAGGGGAAGGCCCTCAATCAGTGTCTATTGTCGACATTTCAGGCAAGAGTGGAGGAATTAGTTAAGAATGGGATAAAACGgttaaggattttatttttatttttggattgttaGCAACCAACCCAAACTGACTCTGGCTAACTTAAGCCAAAATGGGATTTTATTGGGAGGATCACAGGTTTTCCTCACAGCATCAAAGAGAGAGCTGAACAAGCTGAACAGCAaacctggggaaggggagggaccaGAGCTACCCTGGGGAGCCTCAGCAGGATGGCATCACCATCCTCTCTGGGCCGCCCATCCATTGATGTGGTACCGCTCCAAGGCCTGCGCTCTCTGGTTCAAGCTTGAAACAACTGGGGGAGAGAAGATGCTTGTGGGGAGAGAGCCTGAGGCAAGATGAAGCCTCCCGGCCTGGTCCCTAGAAGCCCACCCAGCACATCTGAGAGGCTTGGCAACATGCCAGTAGATGTCTGCAGTGACCTCTCTGAGGACGGAGCCATTCCTGGGCTTTTCCAAGACGCCCGAGGCCTACAAGGGATTAAGAGCAACCTCGGCAGGCCTTCACTGCTCGTACGGCTCAGTGAGGGTGCCGGGGAAGGGCTTCCTTGGTGCTTTGGCTTTCAGGCCTCACACTGTCTCAGACTCTGCCCATCACTGGTTTCTCTGACTTCTTTAATCTTTACTCTTCCCCCCTTAGCCTATGCTCTTCATCTttgggaaacttttctttcactctactcttttccctcctccaagCTCCCCAGTTgctgtagactgaatgtttgtgccccccccaccccaaattcttatgttgaaacctaatccccagtgtgatggcatTTAGAGGTCTTTGGGAGattattaggtcatgagggtggagccctcatgaatgggattagtgtccttatgaaAGAGACTCCAGGGAGATCTCCTGCCCCCTCCACCATGAGAGTTTATAGTGAAAAGACACCTAGCTCTctgtgggctctcaccagacaccaaatctgctgacaccttgatcttggatttcccagcctccagaactgtgagaaatatatttttgttgtttataagccacccagtctatggtattttgtatagcagcctgaatggactaagacaccacactttaaaaaaatgattcttattaaaaaaaaaatcatcattattAAAAAAGTTATTCAAGCAGTACCAAAGATTTTTCAGTGAAaagtaagttttttttattttcttccacccTGGACTTTATGTCTCTTGCCAGAGGCAGTGATTATTATCAGTCTCCTGAGTATCTTTCCAGATGTAGTGTATGTTTATATCTCTATATATAGaccctacatattttattttgtaaacacAGGAGAGAAGATTATAAACACACTGTTCAGTACCTTGTGTCTTCCACTTGGTGATGTATTGTTCATATCAGAGCACGTTGgtctcattctttttgatggctgtgTCGTATTCTACAGTGGATTCCCCACTGATGGTCAGGCTCTTGTGAATACAAATGATGTTGCAGTGCATGTCCTTCTACATGGGACTTCAGGCACCTGAGCCAGTACATCTGTCAGAAACAGTAGTGCTTTCTTTTCCAAGAGATATCGAAGCTCAGTTCTGGTTTCCACCAGACTTCCCAGGCGTGGCCCACCTTGGccacctcctctttctctccactCCTTAAATACCTACAATATGCCCACTGACATACTCAAAGGCCACCAATGACCCCCTTCCTTAGTGCACCACCTCTGACTTTTCTGCAGAATTTGACCCCACTTCCTATCCTTTCCTGAAGCTCTCCTTGCTTGGCTGATAGGAGGGGTAATCTTTGTCCTTGCCTATCTCTAATCATGCTTTTCCTGTGTCCTTTCCTGTCTCCCAAAGGTCACCATTTGGCAGGAGCCTGAGGGCGTGGGACCTGCTGGGCCAGCCCTTTCAGCTCCTGGTTGTCCCACCCAGGGTGTCACACCTGTTGACCTCACTGCCTGGACCCTAGAGGAATGTAAGATTTTGATTTATTTCTCAGTATGGTTAGAAACAAAtgcatgtgattccatttatgtaaaaaggaaaatacacctccctatctatctatttatctgtctatctatccctCCATCCACCTACAGAAATCCTCCCAGGAGTTGGCCAAATAGAACACATTGGcaatagcacagagaactctactcaatactctgtaataacctttatgggaaaagaatctgaaaaagaatagatacaagtatatgtataactaaatcactttgctgtacacctgaaaccaacacaacattgtaaatcaactatactgtaatataaaataaaataaaaattaaaaaaaaaaaagaacacattggCAGGCCTGTTTGCAAACTCTGTGTGATACACCAAAATACTAACAGTGATTACTTCTGGACGCTATGATTGCGGATAATTTTTCTACATGCTCAActgttgtttttctaaaatttcaacaATGGAACAtagatattaataatatattaatagtcatatattattattatgtccCAAACCTATCTTTCCCCCAACCCTCTTGCCAATTTAACTTTTACCCTAGAAATCCCTGTTTGTCGGAATTCTGGGATTCTTCCTAGGTTTAAAACCTGGTAGGCATGCTTCATATTCCTTCCCTCTCATATTCTATCTTCCTACTACACTTTGTGGTTATTCGAGTGAATTTCTATCTCCTCTGTTAGATTTTTAGTTCTTGAGGGACACAGACCTTGTCTTATCTCTCTCCCTGGGGCCCATCACACAGCACAGCTCACAAACAGATGCTCCAAAAATGGTTACTGAACCTTCTGCTTGATGCCTCAGGCTTGTCGACATCCTGCAACTGTCACCTGCCTGAGAAATTTCCTCTATAAATAAGCAGTTTCTGTTTCAGGTATAAACCATAGCCCTTGCTACATACGCTCCATCTCTTACCCCACCCGGGCCTCAAACTTAGAAACTGGAATTAGTGTTGGTATTCAAATCCTTAGCCACGGTAAAAGGAGTCAGCCCCCATAAGAACCAAGTCATTGATGtgaagttctttttttccctcaacattCCAGTAGCTGTCATTACATTTGCTGGGGAATTCTCGACGAGATTTTACTTGTCCTCCCATGCTGTTCTTTCTGTggtttccttgtttctttttgcGATCCCGTTCCAGATGGCTCAACAGTGCTTCCAAAATGAATATTTTGACAGATTGCTGAATGCTTGCAAACCGTGTCACCTTCGATGCCCTAATACCCCTCCTCTAATATGTCAGCGTTATTGTAATACAAGTAAGTAATACTGCTCGAACAATTCCTCATTGGTGTGACGTCTTCTCTCTCTGTATTGACTTtattcaaagaagaaatattatggGGAAGGTGGTGAGATTTTCTGGatcaaaaagaggaagaaaattaggCAACATTTAAATGCCAACAGGAACGAACAATTATTCAGAACTGAACTCAATTTTATTCTGCAATCTTAACAGCAGAGATTTTTTTATCAGCTCTCCTAGTTAAGTATTGTTTAGAATTTAAAAGTCAATGCTGAGGAATTAGGGGAATTGGACGGCAAATAATCTTTACTTGATGTGGATATGATGTTATCAGTTCATTATCTCTCTGACATTCTTTTAATTCAGTGAAAGGAACAAATGCAATTCTCTGGACCTGTTTGGGCCTCAGCTTGATAGTTTCTTTGACAGTTTTCGTGTTGATGTTCTTGCTCAGGAAGATGAGCTCCGAGCCATTAAAGGATGAATTTAAAAACACAGGTTGGTTTGATGGTTGATCTTTGAAATCTGTTTCCAAGAGGTGGCTATGATGAATttcagttccttttcttttttcatgttgaGTGTCTCATCCGGTAAGGGCCCTTTTGAGTGTGTTAGATGACAGGTTAAATGAACTCTTGGAAGAAGCGAGCTTTCTTTTCAATGTTTACACCTTCTTTGCTGATGTCCTACAATGTCAGCCTTCCCCAACCTTTTTTCTAATTACTCTTTTGAAGTACTGAGGCTTCCTTGGGAAACATCCATCTCTTTGACAAAGTTAGCACATTGATTAAACGTCATGCTATCAGAAAAGCTAGCCAGGTTTGGTACTATTGGGAAAAGTATATTTGGCAAGATCCATGGCCATATTTTCATACAAATATAAGTGTTGTTTGCTTGGGTGAACATtttactgtgaaaaatgctagaAATGAATACCAGTTGCTCCTGGATTATTTAAGCAATCATCTCaaagatttttatctttattaagcAGTAGAGAACCAGTCCCAGAGAAGTGAATGTTCTACTTAAAGGCTTTGTAAGATCAAAATATTTCAGCACCTTTGCCCATGATCTAACTCCCGAACACTTTGCAGCCATTGCCCTATTTCTTTTGCATGTATTTTCCGTGCATAATCTGTAAAGCATCCACCTCATTTGCTTTCTAGTGCAGTAAAGGGAGGGAGATGGCTATTCCATATGATttactcatttctctttttttgcctGGGGTCTGAGAGACAGGTGGGGAGTGACTTTAGTGTGACGTTTTGGAAGATGGAGTTACACTGCAGAAGGCTGAGGAAGTAGTAAACGTGCCTTCATAGACATATATGGGGATGTAGCGGAGACTCCTTCCTTCTGTGAGCAtgacagattcatttaaaaaaaaaaagtaatctgcCACAAAATGCTCTGTAAGAGAAGCATCTTTACTGTGAATTCTAAAGTGTCACCCAACACTGATTTTGGTGTGCTGTAACATATGGTAATTTGTCAGTTCACGTGTGTAAAAAGGCTCAGTACCTTAATGCATCCAAGGGCCAAGTGGGTGAGAAACGAATGTAGTGGGCTGCTTGAGGCTTCGGCGATAGGGGAGCCCGTGCCCTGCTTGAAGGAGACAGGTGCTATTGACTCCCAATTGTTTCCGTGTAGGAATGTTGGCTCCTAGTggccacattttgttttcttaaaaaaaaaaaaaaaaaaagaggccagtTGTCTAGATTTGTATGTAAAATCTCTTGCTTTTCAAATGTGGGCCAATGTAAAACAGACAAGCAAACACTTAAAAACACTGTACGCCCTAAACCAAGCATGTCTTTGAACCCAGTGTGGCCCATGGTCTGTCGGTTCATGATTTCTAGTGTAGGACCCACTTATTTGTTCTGTGGGAAGAGACACATCTCATGATGCTTTGATCCCGGATGTGTGCTGCTAAGTCTGGCACAACCATGCGCCCTGAAAAGTTTAGGTTAACGGTTCTGTTTCTGCATAATCAGGATCGGCTCTCCAGAAGGAAGCTAACGCAGACCTGTATGAGAGCGACAATGGCGGGACTGGTGTGGAAACTCTTCTTTCGAGAGGCCTTGGGTACACAGTGGAAGAATGTACGTGTGAAGACTGTGTCAGGAGCAAACCAAAGGTCGATTCTGACCATTTCTTTCCACTCCCAGCCATGGAGGAAGGTGCAACCATTCTTGTTACCACGAAAACAAACGACTACTGCAACAGCCTGCTAGCTGCCTCCAGTGTCACGGGGACGGAGAAATCAATTTTCCCAGCTAATTAACCATTTCGATGGTATAGAGCTACTTGGAAAATCTTTTGTCAGAAGAAAAGGATGATGTATGAGATCTTTTTAGGATGATTGTACTTATCAGTGGATGATATGGCTTTTTGTTCTCTAATTCTGGAAAATCTTTGTTAGGTATATTTTTCTACCTTACTGTTGGGAGCTTAGCGGTGGAAACTTCCTTGGTTTCATGATTAAATTgactcactgaaaaaaaaaaagcactgcaaTGTGTAGATTCCATAGTCACACATTTCTGTGGCTAGACCACTTCTCTCCtatacacgcacacatacatTTCAGGACAgactggatttctttttattgttaaagGAAAGCAAGGTTATcctatatactttctttttttttttacctattctttgtttttaattacaggGTAACACAGTAAACTCCAACAcaaaggtggggatgggggagtgcaaaaggaataaagaaagcaGAACCAGTATTTCACAAGAGCATCGAGCCAGCGATGAAGTAGCAGCTAATGCTTTGCAGAGTCTCGAGGGTAGAATTCGCTCAAGGTGCTCTGAGGGATTCTCTTCAGCATTTCTTTGGGGAAGATTCGGAGCAGTTGCCAGCCAATGTCCAAAGTCTCATAGACAGTGCGGTTTTCATAAGGACCCTGAGCAGTGAAGTTCCTCTCAAACTTCTGCAGAAATTCCAAGTAAAGCAGATCATCTGAGGTAAGGGCTTCTTCTCCAACTACGGCTTTCATGGCCTGCACATCCTTACCAATAGCATAGCATGCATACAGCTGGTTAGATACATTGGCATGATCCTTTCTGGTCATACCTTCTCCAATAGCAGACTTCATTAACTGAGACAACGAGGGCAGCACATTAATAGGCGGGTAAATCTGTCTGTTGTGTAGCTGTCTGTCCACATAGATCTGCCCCTCTGTAATATATCCAGTCAAGTCAGGGATGGGGTGAGTGATATCATCGTTAGGCATGGTGAGAATAGGAATTTGAGTAATAGAGCCATTTCTACCTTCCACTCTACCAGCACGTTCATATATTGTGGCTAAATCTGTATACATGTAACCTGGGAAACCTCGTCGACCAGGAACCTCTTCCCTGGCTGCTCAAACCTCTCGAAGTGCTTCAGCATAAGAACTCATGTCTGTTAGGATAACCAATACATGTTTCTCACACTGATAGGCCAAGGAACTCGGCCGTGGTTAGAGCCAAGCGAGGAGTGATAATTCGCTCAATAGTTGGGTCGTTAGCCAAGTTCAAAAAGAGGCAGACGTTGTCCATTGAGCCATTTTCTTCAAAGTCAGATTTGAAGAACCGGGCAGTTTCCATGTTTACACCCATAGCAGCAAATACAATCACAAAATTTTCCTCACTGTAGTCCACTACATCTTTGGATTTTTTTACCAAACCAGCCTGGCGACAGATTTGAGCTGCAATCTCATTGTTCGGTAAGCCAGCAGCAGAGAAGATAGGAATTTTCTGCCCCCTAGCAATACTGTTCATGCCGTCTATGGCCAAAATGCCGGTCTGAATCATCTCCTCTGGATAGATCCGACACTGAGGATGGATTGGCTGGCCCACGATATCAAGGAAGTCTTCAGCCAGTACAACAGGACCTCTGTCGATGGGTTTTCCTGATCCATTGAATACCCGACCAAGCATATCCTCAGACACTGGCGTTCGGAGAATA contains these protein-coding regions:
- the TNFRSF17 gene encoding tumor necrosis factor receptor superfamily member 17, which gives rise to MAQQCFQNEYFDRLLNACKPCHLRCPNTPPLICQRYCNTMKGTNAILWTCLGLSLIVSLTVFVLMFLLRKMSSEPLKDEFKNTGSALQKEANADLYESDNGGTGVETLLSRGLGYTVEECTCEDCVRSKPKVDSDHFFPLPAMEEGATILVTTKTNDYCNSLLAASSVTGTEKSIFPAN